ACAGTGGATAGGACTATGTGACCAGCAGATATGTGGAGCTGGAAGGAAGTCGTTTGTTAGCAGAATTGTGTAttacaagagaaagaagcacTGACGGAATTTCTTGTGTGGAGGTCTGGGTTTGTGAGATCTGGCGATGGCCGCGCGGGTTCCAACCAAAGTATGCTATATATATAGTAAAGACTGTATCGGTTTAGGCAGGTCAGCTGGAGGGTCCAGGCTGTGTATTGATATGAGTATAGGGGTATTTAGGAGTAGAGAGTGTGGAGATGGAACGGAGTTAGGTTTATGatagaattgtagaaagaGCTGCTCGATAGGGGTAGCTGGGAACAGACTGTGACATTCCTCTAAAAGATATAGAGGTGCAGAATTGCATTACAGGAAAAGATATGGAATTTTAAAGATGATATCTGAAATCGGAGCCAGTCGAATATAGAAGATATTGTTTCGTCTTGGGAGATTTTCAGTTCACAATTAGATCGCAATCTTGAATCTTACATCTGAAGCCTTTGTATCTCATAATGACGAAAGACtatcaaagaaaacaaccaGTAGAAGGAATCAACGACATTCGGTCTTTCTGGAAAGTAAGAAATCCATTTAAAATATGGAATTGATATGAATAAATCTTGAATTAACGGCGTATCCTTattattcttcaaaatgttGCATCTTCAAGTCTGCTGCGTTATCTACATCTGATTTGCACCCACgatttttcgcagcaattCCGTTGCAATTCTACGAAATCGTGATTGTTAGTCACGAAAGAACAACGAATCTCTGCTATATTGGTATTTTGCTATATTCAACATCCTCTGATCAGGTTctgttctcttctttcgGATGCTGATTTATTCTCTTGTACTTCTTCGCTAACAGCATCCAGTTTCCGATACCGCAACGTCACCTCACCGTAAAAAAAGCCAATTGGAGGAGTTATTCATGCACCTCTAGCTCTTGTCTTTCTGACCCCTTCGATACACCAATTCGATACCACAACATATCCATTCTCTGCCACTTCTCCGTGTATCGGGGTCTTCTCGTCTTCCCCATAGTACCAAATCAAATTTTCTATCTGCAGTCCATccataatttttcacttctacTGTTCATCTTGAATATTCTATGCTTCGTATTCAAGTGAATATACTTACAATTATATTTCTTGAGAACTACAATTGACAGAGGCTGGCTGTATTGTTTGCCACTTCATACTCTACTTCATTTCTTAGTCTATTTTTCCTTCCATTaattttcagaaaaagTAGTTACTATGGCTTCTCCTCCTCCAATAGACTTCGACAAGATCAGAGAGAACTCAGATGGGTCTCTTGGGTCCATGATAAAGCTGGGCTTCACAGAAGTGATTCTGAATAACCCCTACTTCGCAGCTGGTGGTGGTCTAATGGTATTAGGAACAGGTTTGGCGCTTGCCCGTCAGGGTATTGTCAAGAGTTCGGGCTTCATCTATCGTCAGTTGCTTGTAGACCTAGAGATTCCTTCTAAGGACAAGTCGTACCTCTGGTTTCTCGAATGGATGTCTCAGTATAAACACAGAACGCTGCGTCACTTATCTGTGGAAACTAACTTCGTTCAGCACGATAACGGTTCTGTTTCGACTCGGTTCTCTTTGGTTCCTGGTCCAGGTAAGCATTTAATCAAGTACAAAGGTGCCTACATGTTGGTTAATCGTGAAAGGTCTGGAAAGTTGCTTGATATGACCAGTGGAACACCGTTTGAAACAGTGACCTTAACCACATTGTACAGCGACAGAAAGTTGTTCAGCGATTTGTTAGGTGAGGCCAAGCAGCTAGCTTTGAAAGCTAGAGAGGGCAAGACTGTTTTATACACTTCGTGGGGTCCAGAATGGCGGCCCTTCGGTCAGCctagaaagaaaagaatgatCGGATCGGTTATTCTCGACAAAAGCATTGCCGAAGGCATCATTTCAGACGTCAAAGATTTCTTGGACAGTGGAGAATGGTACCATAAACGAGGCATACCCTACAGAAGAGGTTATTTGTTGTACGGACCACCTGGAAGTGGTAAGACTTCTTTTATTCAGGCTTTGGCTGGAGAGTTAGACTACAATATCTGcattttgaatttgtcGGAAAGCAACTTGACCGACGACCGGTTGAACCACTTGATGAACCACATTCCAGAAAGATCTATATTGttacttgaagatatcgatgctgccttcaacaaaagagCTCAGACGGAAGACAAGGGCTACACTTCAGGGGTTACCTTTTCAGGTTTGTTAAATGCGCTAGATGGAGTTGCTAGTGCGGAAGAATGCATTACCTTCATGACAACTAATCATCCCGAAAAGCTTGACCCAGCCCTCATGCGTCCTGGCAGAGTCGATTATAAGGTTCTAGTGGACAATGCTACTGAATACCAGGTCAGACAGATGTTCTTACGATTCTACGAAAACGAGAACGAGCTCTGTGAAGTGTTCATGAACAAATACAGACACCTCCAATTGACAAAGGTCAGCACAGCTCAACTACAGGGATTGTTTGTCTACAATAAAAGCAACCCACAGCTGGCCATTGACATGATCGAGACATTGCAGAACCCAAATACCGTGTTCTAGATTGCGAATTAAAACGAGAGTGATCAATTGAATAATATTGATAGCAAAACATTGCAAAATTTCTAAACCTGTTTATAAACTATAGACCCTTGTATATATCTACATATCTAATCATATCATAGTTATCCCCTGTATTTCTTCATGAGCTTGTCGTGAGCATTTTCCAACCGTGTAGCTGTTATCTGTCCCTTTGCACCCGAACCGCCGTTTTCGGGATTGCTACCTTCGGCAACCAACTCACTGAGATAGTTGACGTAGATTAAGTATATCAAAAGATCTGAGTTGTCGTTTTTCAACGACTTTTTCTTGGTCACTCTAGACTCTGACTCTGAATTGAGTTTCAGGGTGAGCATTCGCTTGAAATGCGACTGGTTGTATGTCTTTCGATGCTTTATTTCGGGCATGATATGGTGAATGAT
This window of the Scheffersomyces stipitis CBS 6054 chromosome 6, complete sequence genome carries:
- a CDS encoding mitochondrial protein of the CDC48/PAS1/SEC18 ATPase family (go_function ATP binding), with the protein product MASPPPIDFDKIRENSDGSLGSMIKSGFTEVISNNPYFAAGGGLMVLGTGLALARQGIVKSSGFIYRQLLVDLEIPSKDKSYLWFLEWMSQYKHRTSRHLSVETNFVQHDNGSVSTRFSLVPGPGKHLIKYKGAYMLVNRERSGKLLDMTSGTPFETVTLTTLYSDRKLFSDLLGEAKQLALKAREGKTVLYTSWGPEWRPFGQPRKKRMIGSVILDKSIAEGIISDVKDFLDSGEWYHKRGIPYRRGYLLYGPPGSGKTSFIQALAGELDYNICILNLSESNLTDDRLNHLMNHIPERSILLLEDIDAAFNKRAQTEDKGYTSGVTFSGLLNALDGVASAEECITFMTTNHPEKLDPALMRPGRVDYKVLVDNATEYQVRQMFLRFYENENELCEVFMNKYRHLQLTKVSTAQLQGLFVYNKSNPQSAIDMIETLQNPNTVF